The Mercurialis annua linkage group LG2, ddMerAnnu1.2, whole genome shotgun sequence genome contains a region encoding:
- the LOC126669878 gene encoding uncharacterized protein LOC126669878 isoform X1 yields the protein MEEKMNSSSTKASALETSRSPSVSILQAFSVHLICALGLAIALWAVAYNIYSINLVSDPSHTLFLIWVVETPIVILLYSWFRLNPEQCSYLKAAARGVVAIPVGALVNALGAIVLGAPVGIQYLPKTINWSLLMSSFTFVPAACVFGSSWSHWQRIFAHTKPIGSLEYMICIPAHGAIIAAWFGAWPMPLDWERPWQEWPICVTYGAMTGYLVGMLVSLCFTLARGGRHHLKGD from the exons ATGGAGGAGAAGATGAATAGTAGTAGTACTAAAGCATCAGCGCTAGAGACTTCACGTTCTCCATCAGTATCAATTCTGCAAGCATTTTCGGTCCATCTGATCTGTGCACTTGGTTTAGCAATAGCTTTATGGGCGGTGGCTTACAATATCTACTCTATAAATCTTGTTTCTGACCCTTCACATACCCTTTTTCTTATATGG GTTGTGGAGACACCGATCGTTATTCTTCTTTACAGTTGGTTTCGATTGAATCCTGAACAATGCTCG TACTTAAAAGCAGCAGCACGAGGGGTGGTTGCTATACCTGTTG GAGCTCTAGTGAATGCTCTGGGAGCAATTGTTTTGGGCGCTCCTGTTGGTATCCA GTACTTACCAAAGACCATTAATTGGTCTCTTCTTATGTCATCATTCACA TTTGTGCCTGCAGCGTGTGTATTTGGTTCATCATGGTCTCATTGGCAACGCATATTTGCACATACAAA GCCAATCGGATCTTTAGAGTATATGATTTGCATACCAGCACACGGGGCCATAATTGCAGCTTGGTTTGGGGCTTGGCCTATGCCACTGGACTGGGAAAGACCATGGCAG GAATGGCCAATATGTGTAACTTACGGAGCAATGACTGGTTATCTGGTTGGAATGCTAGTATCTCTCTGTTTCACACTTGCACGCGGGGGACGGCATCATCTTAAAGGGGACTAA
- the LOC126669878 gene encoding uncharacterized protein LOC126669878 isoform X2 produces MEEKMNSSSTKASALETSRSPSVSILQAFSVHLICALGLAIALWAVAYNIYSINLVSDPSHTLFLIWVVETPIVILLYSWFRLNPEQCSYLKAAARGVVAIPVGALVNALGAIVLGAPVGIQYLPKTINWSLLMSSFTANRIFRVYDLHTSTRGHNCSLVWGLAYATGLGKTMAGMANMCNLRSNDWLSGWNASISLFHTCTRGTASS; encoded by the exons ATGGAGGAGAAGATGAATAGTAGTAGTACTAAAGCATCAGCGCTAGAGACTTCACGTTCTCCATCAGTATCAATTCTGCAAGCATTTTCGGTCCATCTGATCTGTGCACTTGGTTTAGCAATAGCTTTATGGGCGGTGGCTTACAATATCTACTCTATAAATCTTGTTTCTGACCCTTCACATACCCTTTTTCTTATATGG GTTGTGGAGACACCGATCGTTATTCTTCTTTACAGTTGGTTTCGATTGAATCCTGAACAATGCTCG TACTTAAAAGCAGCAGCACGAGGGGTGGTTGCTATACCTGTTG GAGCTCTAGTGAATGCTCTGGGAGCAATTGTTTTGGGCGCTCCTGTTGGTATCCA GTACTTACCAAAGACCATTAATTGGTCTCTTCTTATGTCATCATTCACA GCCAATCGGATCTTTAGAGTATATGATTTGCATACCAGCACACGGGGCCATAATTGCAGCTTGGTTTGGGGCTTGGCCTATGCCACTGGACTGGGAAAGACCATGGCAG GAATGGCCAATATGTGTAACTTACGGAGCAATGACTGGTTATCTGGTTGGAATGCTAGTATCTCTCTGTTTCACACTTGCACGCGGGGGACGGCATCATCTTAA
- the LOC126669878 gene encoding uncharacterized protein LOC126669878 isoform X3, with protein MLGALVNALGAIVLGAPVGIQYLPKTINWSLLMSSFTFVPAACVFGSSWSHWQRIFAHTKPIGSLEYMICIPAHGAIIAAWFGAWPMPLDWERPWQEWPICVTYGAMTGYLVGMLVSLCFTLARGGRHHLKGD; from the exons ATGCTCG GAGCTCTAGTGAATGCTCTGGGAGCAATTGTTTTGGGCGCTCCTGTTGGTATCCA GTACTTACCAAAGACCATTAATTGGTCTCTTCTTATGTCATCATTCACA TTTGTGCCTGCAGCGTGTGTATTTGGTTCATCATGGTCTCATTGGCAACGCATATTTGCACATACAAA GCCAATCGGATCTTTAGAGTATATGATTTGCATACCAGCACACGGGGCCATAATTGCAGCTTGGTTTGGGGCTTGGCCTATGCCACTGGACTGGGAAAGACCATGGCAG GAATGGCCAATATGTGTAACTTACGGAGCAATGACTGGTTATCTGGTTGGAATGCTAGTATCTCTCTGTTTCACACTTGCACGCGGGGGACGGCATCATCTTAAAGGGGACTAA
- the LOC126666725 gene encoding guanine nucleotide-binding protein subunit gamma 3: MSDSFSVNMVAAASKTSAAAGGGGGGGGSSSCVVSLPPPCPKSPPEYPDLYGKRRELAKVQMLEREIGFLEDEIKSVQALQPASKCCKEVSEFVLANSDPLIPRNRKNRKACRFWKWLCGIPCFSFSWICCCCRSTSCHCLELPSCCGCNCDCNPCNCFSCFRYSAPKCKCCSGCCSCSCSCTCPKSNCCRCIRQACSSNCCTCQLPSCSDCSCCIPSCPDCSCCIPSCPDCSCCRPSCPDCSCCIPSCPDCSCCIPSCPDCSCCTWLCCYPKGKHSTPRRPKSPKCTKVRLCCNCTKTCNPCCLFF; the protein is encoded by the exons ATGTCAGATAGTTTTAGTGTAAATATGGTTGCTGCTGCTTCTAAAACTTCTGCTGCTgctggcggcggcggcggcggcggtggaaGTAGTTCTTGTGTTGTGTCTTTGCCGCCGCCTTGTCCGAAGTCTCCACCGGAGTATCCTGACTTGTATGGAAAACGCAGAGAACTGGCTAAAGTTCAGATGCTTGAGAGAGAGATCGGTTTTCTTGAG GATGAAATTAAATCTGTCCAAGCCCTTCAGCCTGCATCCAAATGTTGCAAAGA GGTCAGTGAGTTTGTGTTGGCAAATTCAGATCCTCTGATACCTAG AAATCGGAAAAATCGCAAGGCTTGTCGATTCTGGAAGTGGCTGTG TGGAATACCCTGTTTCAGTTTCTCGTGGATTTGTTGTTGCTGTCGTTCAACAAGCTGTCATTGTCTGGAGTTGCCGTCCTGTTGTGGCTGCAACTGCGACTGTAATCCATGTAATTGCTTTTCATGTTTCCGTTACTCAGCACCCAAGTGCAAATGTTGCTCCGGGTGTTGCTCCTGCTCGTGTTCTTGCACTTGTCCGAAATCGAATTGCTGTCGCTGTATAAGGCAAGCATGCAGTAGTAACTGCTGCACTTGTCAACTTCCTTCGTGCTCGGATTGCTCTTGTTGCATACCGTCCTGCCCAGATTGCTCTTGCTGCATTCCATCATGCCCAGATTGCTCTTGCTGCAGACCGTCATGTCCAGATTGCTCTTGCTGCATACCGTCATGCCCAGATTGCTCTTGCTGCATACCGTCATGCCCGGATTGCTCTTGCTGCACTTGGTTATGCTGTTATCCTAAAGGAAAACACTCGACCCCTAGACGCCCCAAATCTCCGAAATGTACGAAGGTACGTCTTTGTTGTAATTGTACAAAAACTTGTAATCCATGCTGCCTTTTCTTTTAG
- the LOC126668074 gene encoding subtilisin-like protease SBT1.8, which produces MAGIFLFFLLLSVTHSATAKQTYIVHMKHHSKPQSFSTHQEWYASNLQSITTSPSDSLLYSYTSAFPGFAASLDPQEAEFLRQSDDVLDVYEDTVYSLHTTRTPQFLGLNTDLGVFDGHSTLDIDHASHDVIIGVLDTGVWPESKSFDDSGMPEIPSKWKGECMSAPDFSPKLCNKKLIGAHYFSKGYRMASGGNNYLKKSKEIESPRDQEGHGTHTASTAAGSQVGNASLLGYASGTARGMATYARVASYKVCWSTGCFGSDILAGMDKAIADGVDVLSLSLGGGSAPYYRDTIAIGAFSAVERGIIVSCSAGNSGPAKATLANVAPWIMTVGAGTLDRDFPAFATLGNKISFEGVSLYSGKGLGKKPIGLIYNKGNGSSNLCLPGSLDPATVRGKVVVCDRGINARVEKGVVVHDAGGVGMILANTAESGEELVADSHLLPAVAMGRIAGDKIREYVKGSSNPTAILEFGGTKLDVHPSPVVAAFSSRGPNMVTPQILKPDLIGPGVNILAAWSEAVGPTGLEKDTRKTQFNIMSGTSMSCPHISGVAALLKAAYPSWSPSAIKSALMTTAYVVDNTHSPLRDAGSTLPGALSSPWAHGSGHVDPHKALFPGLVYDISTDEYLSFLCSLGYAMDHIQVIVKRPNVTCSRKFRDPGELNYPSFSVVFSSKRVVRYTRELTNVGEAGSVYEVAVTAPSTVGISVKPNKLVFKNVGDRLRYTVTFVAKKGRRGGGRSEFGSIVWRNAQHQVRSPVSFAWTQLL; this is translated from the exons ATGGCCGGAATTTTCCTCTTCTTCCTCCTCCTATCCGTCACTCACTCCGCCACCGCAAAACAAACCTACATAGTTCACATGAAACACCACTCCAAACCCCAATCATTTTCCACCCATCAAGAATGGTACGCTTCGAATCTCCAATCCATCACCACTTCCCCATCTGACTCCCTTCTCTACTCTTACACCTCCGCATTCCCCGGATTCGCCGCTTCTCTGGATCCCCAAGAAGCAGAGTTTCTCAGACAATCCGACGACGTTTTAGATGTGTATGAAGACACTGTTTATTCACTTCATACCACTCGTACTCCTCAGTTCTTAGGTCTCAACACAGATTTAGGCGTGTTCGATGGGCATAGTACTTTAGATATAGATCATGCTTCTCATGATGTTATCATCGGAGTACTTGACACCGGTGTATGGCCCGAGTCGAAGAGTTTCGACGACTCGGGTATGCCGGAGATTCCTTCTAAATGGAAAGGAGAATGCATGTCTGCACCGGATTTTAGTCCGAAACTTTGTAACAAAAAGTTGATCGGAGCGCATTATTTTTCAAAAGGGTATAGAATGGCATCTGGTGGTAATAATTACTTAAAGAAATCTAAAGAGATTGAGTCGCCGCGGGATCAAGAAGGCCATGGAACTCACACGGCGAGTACCGCCGCCGGTTCGCAAGTGGGTAACGCTAGTTTACTCGGTTACGCGAGTGGAACTGCTCGTGGAATGGCCACGTACGCTCGTGTTGCGAGTTATAAGGTGTGTTGGAGTACTGGTTGTTTTGGGTCGGATATTCTCGCCGGAATGGATAAAGCTATTGCCGACGGTGTTGACGTGCTGTCGCTTTCTCTCGGCGGCGGATCCGCTCCGTATTATCGTGACACGATTGCTATTGGTGCCTTTTCCGCGGTGGAGAGAGGGATCATTGTGTCTTGCTCCGCCGGTAATAGTGGACCGGCGAAGGCGACGCTGGCAAATGTGGCTCCTTGGATTATGACCGTTGGCGCCGGAACTTTGGATAGGGATTTTCCGGCGTTTGCAACGTTGGGGAATAAAATTTCTTTCGAGGGAGTGTCACTTTACAGTGGAAAAGGACTGGGTAAGAAACCGATTGGTTTGATTTACAATAAGGGGAACGGTTCGAGTAATTTGTGTTTGCCCGGTTCGCTCGACCCGGCAACAGTACGTGGGAAGGTGGTGGTTTGCGATAGAGGAATTAACGCTCGTGTTGAGAAGGGCGTGGTTGTGCACGACGCTGGTGGGGTTGGTATGATACTGGCGAATACGGCGGAGAGTGGGGAGGAACTGGTGGCGGATAGTCATTTGTTGCCGGCGGTGGCGATGGGGAGGATAGCGGGTGATAAGATTAGGGAGTATGTGAAGGGTAGTTCAAATCCAACGGCTATATTGGAGTTTGGTGGGACCAAATTGGACGTGCATCCGTCGCCGGTGGTGGCTGCTTTTAGTTCAAGAGGTCCGAATATGGTTACACCACAAATCTTGAAACCGGATCTAATCGGTCCCGGAGTCAATATTTTGGCTGCTTGGTCAGAAGCTGTTGGACCCACTGGTCTTGAGAAAGACACTAGAAAAACTCAGTTCAATATCATGTCAg GAACATCTATGTCATGCCCACACATCAGTGGTGTAGCAGCATTGCTGAAAGCTGCTTACCCAAGCTGGAGCCCAAGTGCAATCAAGTCAGCTCTCATGACCACTGCATATGTAGTGGACAATACCCATTCCCCATTGCGTGATGCTGGTAGCACTCTCCCTGGTGCATTATCGAGTCCATGGGCTCACGGTTCGGGCCATGTCGACCCACACAAAGCCTTATTTCCGGGTCTAGTGTATGATATCTCAACAGATGAGTATCTATCATTCTTGTGTTCTCTTGGTTACGCTATGGATCATATTCAAGTCATAGTCAAGAGACCTAATGTTACGTGTTCGAGGAAATTTAGAGACCCGGGTGAGCTAAACTACCCGTCTTTCTCGGTAGTTTTTTCAAGTAAAAGGGTAGTAAGGTATACTAGAGAATTGACCAATGTAGGCGAGGCAGGGTCTGTATATGAAGTGGCAGTGACTGCACCATCTACGGTTGGTATATCGGTGAAGCCTAACAAGCTTGTGTTTAAAAATGTTGGAGATAGGCTTAGGTACACCGTAACTTTTGTGGCGAAGAAGGGTAGAAGAGGTGGAGGAAGAAGCGAATTTGGTTCGATAGTGTGGAGAAACGCTCAGCATCAAGTTAGAAGCCCGGTTTCATTTGCTTGGACACAGTTGTTATAA